The proteins below come from a single Anopheles merus strain MAF unplaced genomic scaffold, AmerM5.1 LNR4000451, whole genome shotgun sequence genomic window:
- the LOC121602436 gene encoding N-terminal Xaa-Pro-Lys N-methyltransferase 1-like has protein sequence MASQKSDESCMDSSTKINIPPVPAKNDQSRNDPECSGFDDLLTDSTSYYNNAKKYWSNVSPTVDGMLGGFGSISFIDIRGSEQFLKQLYKQKPAPGRKWALDCGAGIGRISKNLLLPWFDQVDLVEQDEHFCETARKELVDFTSKLGTVFNSGLQDFIPEEGRYDIIWAQWVLGHLTDEDAVQFFVRCAKGLARGGMIVIKENFTTSNVVDVDRTDSSVTRPLLQMKQLLKQGNMRVVKEQRQTSFPKELYPVYMLALRPIIKN, from the coding sequence ATGGCATCACAGAAGAGTGACGAAAGCTGCATGGATAGTTCCACCAAAATTAATATTCCTCCAGTACCAGCTAAAAACGATCAAAGTCGAAACGATCCAGAATGCTCAGGCTTCGATGATCTTCTGACGGATAGTACTAGTTATTACAATAACGCTAAAAAATACTGGTCGAATGTGTCTCCCACGGTAGATGGGATGCTAGGCGGATTCGGCAGTATATCGTTCATCGATATTCGTGGCTCggaacagtttttgaagcagctctacaaacaaaaacctgcTCCCGGACGCAAATGGGCCTTGGACTGTGGTGCCGGCATCGGTAGAATCAGCAAAAACCTACTTCTGCCATGGTTTGACCAAGTGGATCTCGTAGAGCAGGATGAGCATTTCTGCGAAACTGCCCGTAAGGAATTAGTAGACTTTACCTCAAAATTGGGAACAGTATTCAACTCAGGATTGCAAGACTTCATCCCGGAGGAAGGACGATACGATATAATCTGGGCACAGTGGGTACTGGGCCACCTGACGGATGAAGACGCGGTCCAATTTTTTGTTCGTTGTGCGAAAGGGCTCGCTCGCGGAGGAATGATAGTGATAAAGGAAAATTTTACGACGAGCAATGTAGTAGACGTGGACCGAACCGATTCATCAGTTACAAGACCATTGTTACAGATGAAACAACTGCTTAAGCAAGGTAATATGCGCGTCGTCAAGGAGCAACGTCAAACAAGCTTTCCCAAAGAACTCTATCCCGTGTACATGTTGGCGCTAAGGCCTATAATAAAGAACTAA